CGGTCTGACCCCGGAGATGCTGCCGGTCCTCGTCACCACCTGCCTGGCCCGTGGCGCCGCGCTCCTCGCCCGTACCCACGGCGTCATCGTGCGACGGCTCACCGCCCTGCACGACATCGGCGCCATGGACGTCCTGTGCGTGGACAAGACCGGCACCCTCACCCAGGACCACCCGGTCGTCCACCGCGCGCTGGACCCCGAGGGCCACGACGATCCCGAGGTGCTGCACCAGGCGGCGGCCGCCGCCTGGTGGTCGCTCCAGCTCGCCGACCTCCCGGCCCCCGACGCCCTGGACGAGGCCCTGCTCGCGGCCGCCGACGCGGACGCCCTCATGTCGTACGACGGCATCACGGCCCTCCCCTTCGACCCCGCCCGCCGCCTGGCCACCGTGATCGTCCGCACCCCCGGCCGGCTCGGCACGCACACCCAGATCACCAAGGGCGCCGTGGAAGCCGTACTGCAACGCTGTGCCCTGTCCGACGACGAGCGCTTGCGCCTGCGCCACCTCGCCGACACGCAGGCCGCGGACGGGCTGCGCGTCCTCGCGGTCGCCACCACCGTCCGCCCGGCCGGGGCCCGCCCCCATGAACACGGCCTCACCTTCCGCGGCCTGGTCACCCTCCGGGACGCCCTCGCCCCCACCGCCGCCGAGGCCCTCGCCGGGCTCGCCGCACGGGGCGTCACCGTCAAGGTCCTCACCGGGGACCACCCGGGCACCGCGGTCCGGGCCTGCCGCGATCTGGGGGTCCCAGTGACCGGTGTCCTCACCGCCGACCGCCTCGACACCCTCACCGACACCGAACTCACCGAACTGGCCCGCCGTACGACCGTCTTCGCCCGCTGCACCCCCGAGCACAAGACCCGGATCACCCGAGCCCTCCAGGCCGGCGGCCACACAGTCGGCTTCCTCGGCGACGGCGTCAACGACCTGCCCGCCCTGCGCGCCGCCGACGTAGGCATCGCCCCACGCGACGCGGCCGGGGTGAGCAGGGAGAACGCGGACCTGGTCCTCGCCGAGAAGGACCTCACCGCGATCGGCCACGCGGTCGCCGCCGGCCGTCACGCGGGCGGCAACATCGCCACGTATCTGCGCATCACGCTCTCCTCCAACCTCGGCAACGTGATCGCGATGCTCTCCGCGGGCCTCCTCCTGCCCTTCCTGCCGATGCTCCCGGCCCAGGTCCTCGTCCAGAACCTGTGCTTCGACGCGGCCCAACTGGCCTTCGCCCACGACCGTCCCGCCCCGTCCGCCCTGCGCCGTCCGAGCGTCCTGGACCCCAGGGAGTTGCTCCGGTTCATCGTCGGATTCGGCGCGCTGAACGCGGTGGCGGACCTGGCGACCTTCGGTGTCCTGGCGTTCGCGCTGCGGGGCCCCGGCGACGACGAGGCGCTGTTCCACTCGGGCTGGTTCACGGAGAACCTGCTGACGCAGGCCGTGGTGATGGTGCTGCTGTCCTTCGGCAGGGGTGGCAGGCGGCCGGGCCCTGTGACCTGGTCGGCCGCCGCACTGGCCGGAGTCGGTCTGCTGCTCCCCGCGTCCCCTGTGGGCGCGGCCCTGGGCCTGAGTCCCCTGCCCGGCGTGTACTACGGACTGCTCGCTGCCGTCCTGGCCCTGTACGCCGTGGCCCTGACGGCGGCGAGGACACGCCACGAGCGCGTCTCGGCAGCCACAGTTGCGCAACCGTGAGACTGAGGGGCCTCAGGGGCAGGCGATGTCGAACCCGTACCGCAGAGGCTCGTCCGTCACCCCGTGATCGAGCCGGTAGACGTAGACCCCCTCCACCCGCACTCCGGGCGGCGCGCCGTCGGCCCGGCAGGGGTACGTCACCTGCACCACCCGCGGCCGATCGGCAACCTTGACCCGCATGCCGTCCGCCGGACCGCCATCGAGAACGGCGACTTCCCACCCGGTCACGTCGGCCGTCTCCACTGTCTCCGTTGCTTCCACGCCGACAGTTTAAAGCTTGCGCAATCATCCGATCCGTGCCCTCTTTGGGCCACGGCGCCCGTTGCTACGCTCGAAGCACTGAGCAGGGAGAGGGTGTTGAGCATGACGGACGGGTTCTCCGTGGACCTCGACGCGCTCCGCAAGGCCGCCTCCGGAATCAGCACCACCCTGGACGCGATGGCCACCAAGAAGGTGAGCGACATCGACGCTCCCAAGGACGCCTTCGGACACGACTCGCTGGCCTCGGCGGTCGTCGACTTCTGCGACCGGTGGAACATCGGAGTCTCCCATCTGGCCACCGACGGTGCGGAGGTCTCCGACCGGCTGAACCACTGCGTCCAGAGCTACGAGGCGGCCGAGAAGCACATCCAGCTCTCGGCCGAGGGCATTCTGAAATCCTCGTCCGGAACCGACCCGGGGGCGTCCTGATGGCGGCCGGGCTCGGAGAGACGTCGGACCCCCGCGAGCTCGTCCCCGGCGCACCGGACGCCCTGACCACGACCGCGCAGTCCCTGCTCGCCTACGGTGACGTCCTCATCGAGGCCGGCGAGGGACTCGCGAAGATCGACACCGAGAACGGCTGGAGCGGCGACGCCGCCGACGCGTTCCGTGACCGTTTCCACGGTCAGCCGGCCCGATGGGTCGAGGCGGGCAACAACTTCCACGCCGCCGCGAACGCCCTGTACGACTACATTGCCGCACTGCGCGCGGGCCAGCAGCGTGCGGGCGAGGCCATCACCCGGTACGCGCGCGGGCAGTCGGCCACCGCGACCGCCAAGAACGCCCACGACCAGCAGGTCGACGAGGCGCGCGGCAAAGGGGACACCACCGAGATCCCCTTCAATGATCCCGGCGAGGCCGACCGCGCCGCCGCCCGCGGGACTCTCGAGACGGCTCGCGGAAACGTGGACAGCGCGGGGCACACCGCTGCCGCGCTGGTGAAGAAGGCCACGGAGGCCGCCCCCGAGCGCCCGGGATTCTGGTCCAAGGTCGGCGACTTCTTCGGCGATGTGGGTGAGGACCTGCTGGACGGCGGCAAGACCGTCGTCAACGACCTCGCCTCCTTCGGAAACGCCATGGTCCAGCACCCGGGCGACAGCGCGGCGATGCTCGGCGGCATGCTCCTGGCCGGGGTCAGCGCCGGAGGTGAAGGGCTCGGCGTGGCCCTGGACGCCACGGGCGTCGGGGCGGTCGCCGGCGTACCGCTCAACGTCGTCTCCGCCGCCGGGATCGCCACCGGCGTCGGCCTGGCGGGCGCCGGCGCGGTGGACCTGGCCCAGCACGCCACGAACGACTCCAAGGTCGAACCCCTCCGGATGAACAGCGAGGGGTCGGGAACCGGCGGTTCCACCCAGCAGCCGGCGTCCGACCTGATCAAGAACGGCCGGCAGTACAAGGGCACCGGCGGTCGCGCGGGCAACAACCTGCCGGTGGAGAACGGTCCCAAGGACGGAACCCTCTACAAGACGGACCCGCAGACCGGAAAAGTCACCAACTACACGACGTACGACTCCGAGGGGCGCGCGGTCAAGCGCGTGGACCTGGAGGGCCGTCCGCACGGCGGAGTGGACACACCGCACGTCGTAGAGTACGTGCGTAACACCAACCCGAAGACCGGTGAGGTCTTCGTGCGCCCATCGAACGACGTGCGCGCCGCGTTCCCCTGGGAGATCCCGTGAGCAGCAGCAGGCCGTCGTGGTCCGACCGGAAGCTGCCGGCGTTCTTCACCCGGTGGCGCGCGGACTGGAAGGACGAGGAACTCACCCCGGCCAACTACCTCGACTTCGAGGGCGGCCTGCGCTTCGTCCTGGCCGCCGCCTGGCTGTTCTGCCCCGAGACGGTCGAGTACCGGGGCTGTGTGTTCCTCAAGGACCGCTTCGGCCAGGACAACATCGACAACTGGTTCACGACCCTGGACGGCGACCGGGAACGCATCGAAGCGGTGGTCAACCACGTCGAACTCTGGGCCCTGTTCGGCAACACTCCCCTCACAGACGACGACCACCTCGGCGAAGAACTTCCCCAACTCGCCCTGGCCCTGGGGGAGTCCTGGCAGGGTGTGCTCTCCACGCGCTATCCCGACCGCGAGATCACGGTCGAGGTGAGCGACGAGGAGGACGGCGCCTACGGGCCGACGGTGACGTTCTGGACGTCTCCGGCGACGTCGGTCTTCGGCTGACACAGCCGGTCACTTCGCCTGCGCCGCCCACGTGCGCGAGGCGGCTGACGGAAACTGGCTGGTCACTTGTGGTGAGTGGTACGGCCGCGGTGGCGACGCGGCGGGAAACGGCCACGGCCCCCGTCGCGGTGGTCCCGCCGTTCGCCGGCGGTCGGCGACTCGGACCGGGATCCCGGGGGCGGCGGCGTGGCGCGTGCTCGGTGGCCGGGCAGTGGAGTGCTGTACCGGTGCACGGCGATTCTTTCGGCGTGCTCGATGTTGAGCCGGTGGATCACGTATGCCGCAGCCGCGATGAGGACGATGAAGGCGGTGACCGTCAGGAAGGCGTTCATGGCGGCCGCCTCACAGTCCGACGATCAGGCGGCTCGGCCCACCGGCCCGATCGGCGCGACCGGGCTGTCGCGGGACGGCCGCGAACACGGGGGAGGCGCCGCCTTCGTACTCCCATGCCTCGTCCGCGTCCAGTGGCTCCCCGGTCGTGGCGACGCCGTGCCGGGCCTCGTCCGCGGCGATGAGCGCGCTCGCGGTCAGGGGCGGGCCGTCGTGGTCGGACGCGGCAGCCATCAGCCGGGCCGCCGACTCCGCCCCCGTCTCCGGCGGGATGATCAGCAGGTCCCAGCGGCCGGTGCCGTAGGAGAGCAGCAGCAGCTTGTGCGGGTCGATTTCCGGGGTGAACCAGCCGACCCTGACGACATGCCCGTCCACGGGAACCCGGCGGGGGATGACAGGCCAGTACTTCGGGTTGACGGCGATGCGCGTGATGCGCCCCCACACGGGATCCAACGCGTCGGTCAGAAGGGGCAGTTCACTCAGCAGATCCCGGGAGCGGGGCCACCAGGCACCGTCCAGGAGTCCACGGGATGCGCCGTCGGTCTTCAGAGCGAGACGCGCGGCCGGGGCTGCGACAGGCTCGGGGCGCGGCAGGGTGGGATGCAAGGTCGCCGACATGATGCGGACCCGTCTCCGGGCCGCCTCTGCGGTGGCCCGGGTTTCATCTCTCGCCGAGAACGACCCGGCGTGAAAGCCGGTGTGCGGCATGCCCTCGGTACCGTCCACACTACTCCGCGCTCCGCCGCGACGCAGAGTAGTGGCTGCCTAGAGGTGGAGCAGTCGCTGGGTGATCTCCCGGTACTGCCTCAGCGCGTGCCGGAGTTCGTCGGACTGCGTGTCGGGGTCCTGGTCCTGCCAGCCGGCGCGCAGGAGCTCCCGCCGTTCCGCGAGGGCGTTCACGAGCTGGGCGGTGGCGTCGTCGAAGGCGCTCTCGGCCTCTTCCAGCGCCTCGCGCGGCGTGTCGGCGAAAGTGTTGAGGGCATGCCCGAGGCGTACGGCGATCGAGTCCCGCTCGGCCGACGGGAGCAGCGGCTCCGGGCCCGCAGCGCGACGTTCGGCGCCGCCCCGCGGTTGGCTCGCAGGCTGCTGGGCGCGTGTCTGGTCGTACATCATCGAGGGTCGCTTCCGTTCCGCCTGAAGGTGTCCTTGGTCCTCTGGACAGCCTGGTTCAGGCTTCCGGAGACTTCCGTGATCCCGCTCGTCATCGTCTGCGCCTGGTTTCTGATGGTCCGTGAAACGGTCATGACCGGCCTCACTGTTGGAGTTCGCCTCACGGTAGTGCTGCTGCGCGTGCAGTGTCCCCGTGTCCGCCTCCCTCGCGTGGAGGCACCGCTGGAAACGGTACGTCTTGCCGTGGGCCACTTTCCCCGCTGAGGACCATTGAGGACCATTGAGGACCATCTCCTCACATTTCGTCGGGCTGTGTGTGGTCGTCCCGGGAGGACTGGCTGGTCAACAGCCAGGAGCGCACCGGCTCCGCGATGCGCGTGGTGTCCACGGTGAGCTGGAGACGTGTTCCGCCGTCAGCGCCTGCGGGGTAGCTGCGGGCTTCCGTGGTGGCGAAACAACCGCGGAGAAGCTCCGCGACATGGCGAGCCGCCTCAGGGTCCGCGGCGACGATACGAACCTCCGCGTGCCCGGGCGACGGCAGTTCCGGTGACTTCATGGTGGCCCCTTGCAGCTCTGTGGGTCGGGCTCGCGGTGACGTGGGTGATCCTGCCCTGCCCCAGGACGCGTCCAGCGCCTTCGCAGGAGCCTCCTCCGGGAGGCCGGTGTTGTCGCTCGCCGGGAACGGCACCGACGTGACGGCCGGTGCGCGAAGTACTCCCGGTCGTTTCACTCTACGCCGCTCGGAGGCCCCGGGACGGGCGCGTGAGCAGGCACTTTACCGAGAGACCACGAGTCCGGCACCGTCGGCGAGCCTGGCCGGTGCGCGCCGCACGACTTACGGTGAGAGGACGACCGAGAGGACGAGGTCCCGCGTTCGGTGGCGACACCGGATCCCGCAGACAGGCGGACACACCATGACCGAATCCGACCACGCCCGCGCGCCCGGGCTCCTGCCGGACGCGATCCACCGGGCCGCGAAACCCGGGACGGTTCTCCTGCGGCTGGAGATGACCCCATCCCGGGAAGGCAATCTCGACGGCGCGTGGTGGCCGCGTTCCCGCGACATCGGCGCGGAGCTGCCCGACCTCATCCACGTGCTGACCGGCCACCTGGGCCCCATCACGCGCGTCGGCCTGGACACCACCGCATGGGACGAACTTCCCACGCGCCTGGTCATCGACGACCGGGTGGTCCATATCGACTCCTTCCCGGTCGGTGACAACACCGTCCTGATCACTCGGGGCGACCAGGACCACTTCTCCCTGCTCGTGGTCCCACCGCACGCAACACCCGATGCCGCCCGTGCCGCCATGGCCAGAGCCGTCCGGCCCGACAACGTCTCCCCTGCCGCACAGATCCTCATCGACACCGGCACCCATCAGGCCCACCCGATCCCCGCGGAGGCCCCTCGAACGGGCGAGGAACGCCACGAGCCCCAGGTCTGAGGGCCCCGTAGGGCTGGTTTCCGAGGACGGATCGAGTTTCGTCGTTTCCAGCACCGGCACCGTCGTTGTCTCGACCCGGTCTGAGAAGCCGTTGAACCCCTCGACCGCCTTGCTGAACCTGCGATCCGCCCGCGTGGTCGCCCGCTGGGCGCATGGGCCGTGAGCAGAAGGGCAGCAGATCGTACGCAGGACGCACGGGAGCGCGCCGAGCGGGCATGGTGTTCCCGGCCGACTACAGGGCTGGATTCACGTACGCGCAGGTCCGAGTGCCCCTAAGCCGCCCCACTTCAGACGGCCTCACCAGCCACCCACGGGAAGAAGCCGACCAAGATCATCTCCCAGTTTTCTCCCAAGCTATCTCCTGGAACCACTCAGGGGCCTGACCCGCACTGCGGATCAGGCCCCTGACCTGGTGTTCACTGTCGGGGTGGCGGGATTTGAACCCACGACCTCTTCGTCCCGAAGCAACTTGGGCGGGGCCACGGCCTCGGGTTGGTATGCCTCTCACATGCGCTGACGGGCCGCAGACGTTCACGCTCGTCCGCCGTTGTTCGTCGGCGTTGTTACGCAGTTAGACACTCACTGGCTGGACGCCCGATGCCCCACTCCTGCTCAGGAGCGGGCCCGGCACATCCTCATACCCACCCGAGCGCTAACGGTCCTTGCCGAGGGTGGGAAGGCCACCGCGGAAGGGGCGGTACACGGAGCCGTTCGCACGAGGTGTTACACCGAGCTTCTTCTTCAGCGCGGCCAGGTGTTCCGCGTCCGTGGCCGCCTGCTTGGCCTCGTCCTCGGCTGCCCGCAGCCGTGCAGCCTCCGTGTCGGAGACGATCCGCTTGGGCTTACCCGAGTTGATTTCCTCTGTCTCGTGGAGGAAGCCGAGTCCCCAGAGCCGGTACTTTTCGGCTGCCTCGCTGTTGCCGCTCTCAAGTGCCTTGCGTTGCTGTGCTTCGAAGTGCCGGGCCGTGTTGACGCAGAAGGTGTGCCGGCTTTTACCGATCCAGGTCTTCCCCGACATGGTGTTGTCGCTGGCTCCCATGGTCCCCCCTCGATGCCTGTGACGGATCGTAGACGTCTGACCACGAGAGCAGGAGACTTTCGCGAAGCTGGGTGGGGTGAGCTTGGACGGGCTGGGGCTCGTTCGCGCGAAGGTGGATGCCTGCCCACGCCGTTGATCAGAGCGAGCCGTGATGCCTGACCGTGAGCCCTCAGCTAGGGAAGCTGCGAGCATTTTGGGTCGGTTCGGCCGCTGACCTGGACGAATAGCTGAGGAGCGGCCCCGTCGGGCCCGGCTGCTTTCACCGTGACTCCCCGCTTGATCTGGTGCGCTTATGGTGCCTACTTCTCCCTCGCAGGCGGGCAGCTGTGGTACTTTTGTCGGCTGCCTGCTTGGCAGTAGACCTGCGTTACCCCGGGGGAACTGTTATGCATGCGACGGACAGCCACGAGCATGAAACGCCACTGACGCCAGTCTATGGTTTCAATTCCCCTTCTGCGCCGATCGCTCTGTATGAAGGGCCCGTTGTGAAAGGCAGGTCACAAGGGCGCGCTGGGAAGATCGATCTGAAGTTTACCCCGAAGCCGTCACTTTGCTGGAGTGTCAATCCTGAGGATGCCGACTACTCAGACCTCGGTAAAGACGCTGTGGAGCTCCGCTTCGATGGACGTAATGGCCAAGTGAGTGTGGAAGCTCACCTCGCGGATGCATATTCTGGATGGATTGGCGAGGTCAAGATTGGGCAAGAGGCTGCGCACCTAAAAAGGGTTATTGTTCACTGGGTTAATCTTCCAAACATTCTAGGTAATCGCGTACTGGAAGAATCTGGGGAATTCGGAAAAGCCTGGTGGAGGGGGCGATTGCGTGCGGAAACCTCTGGCTGGGTACTGGTGTTTGACGCTCGCCGAGACTACAAGGAAGCAACTGAGAATTCCAAAGATGTCAACCTGTATGTAATGACACATGTAATGGAAGTAAGGAGGGTGGACGGAGGGGAATTTTCCGTAAGTGCAGTCAGGGAACTAATTGAGTGTGTGAGGGTCTGCTTGTCGTTTGGGTTCGGGCGGTGGGTGGCCCCCGCTCTGCCTGTTGGCTTCGACGGAAGTGATCAAGTCGTCTGGGAGCATTGGGCGTCTCCTATCTGCGATCCATTCGCATCCGTCGGAAGTGGTTGGCTTTACAAGGGGAGCTCGACCGACCTAATTTCCTTGATCGATCGAGGAGTGTCAGCCTTCAGTGATGCATCCCGTCCTGGAATCACACGCTTCCAAATGTCCCTGGCCGTCCA
This portion of the Streptomyces canus genome encodes:
- a CDS encoding putative T7SS-secreted protein, which translates into the protein MAAGLGETSDPRELVPGAPDALTTTAQSLLAYGDVLIEAGEGLAKIDTENGWSGDAADAFRDRFHGQPARWVEAGNNFHAAANALYDYIAALRAGQQRAGEAITRYARGQSATATAKNAHDQQVDEARGKGDTTEIPFNDPGEADRAAARGTLETARGNVDSAGHTAAALVKKATEAAPERPGFWSKVGDFFGDVGEDLLDGGKTVVNDLASFGNAMVQHPGDSAAMLGGMLLAGVSAGGEGLGVALDATGVGAVAGVPLNVVSAAGIATGVGLAGAGAVDLAQHATNDSKVEPLRMNSEGSGTGGSTQQPASDLIKNGRQYKGTGGRAGNNLPVENGPKDGTLYKTDPQTGKVTNYTTYDSEGRAVKRVDLEGRPHGGVDTPHVVEYVRNTNPKTGEVFVRPSNDVRAAFPWEIP
- a CDS encoding DUF5994 family protein gives rise to the protein MDGTEGMPHTGFHAGSFSARDETRATAEAARRRVRIMSATLHPTLPRPEPVAAPAARLALKTDGASRGLLDGAWWPRSRDLLSELPLLTDALDPVWGRITRIAVNPKYWPVIPRRVPVDGHVVRVGWFTPEIDPHKLLLLSYGTGRWDLLIIPPETGAESAARLMAAASDHDGPPLTASALIAADEARHGVATTGEPLDADEAWEYEGGASPVFAAVPRQPGRADRAGGPSRLIVGL
- the mgtA gene encoding magnesium-translocating P-type ATPase yields the protein MRALPSVVGADGDGGPADPRSGPAAPAAGLLEVFRRLDTGPRGLTEAQAEERLTRFGENTIPDARDPSWPRLFARSARDPFTAVLLCLGLVSAAVFAWGTASVILLLVVVSCVLRASGEHRAARSTAGLRRLVATTVTVQRRVREDTAPVTREIPVEELVPGDVVRLGPGDLIPADVRLLRSTGLTVHQAALTGESAPVEKSAVEDPGDDGVFQDPRLCFQGGSVASGSATAVVTATGGDTRFAAAHRRTGKPPATAFERSVQGVSWILIRFALLTPPLVLMANAALRGRGLETLPFAVAVAVGLTPEMLPVLVTTCLARGAALLARTHGVIVRRLTALHDIGAMDVLCVDKTGTLTQDHPVVHRALDPEGHDDPEVLHQAAAAAWWSLQLADLPAPDALDEALLAAADADALMSYDGITALPFDPARRLATVIVRTPGRLGTHTQITKGAVEAVLQRCALSDDERLRLRHLADTQAADGLRVLAVATTVRPAGARPHEHGLTFRGLVTLRDALAPTAAEALAGLAARGVTVKVLTGDHPGTAVRACRDLGVPVTGVLTADRLDTLTDTELTELARRTTVFARCTPEHKTRITRALQAGGHTVGFLGDGVNDLPALRAADVGIAPRDAAGVSRENADLVLAEKDLTAIGHAVAAGRHAGGNIATYLRITLSSNLGNVIAMLSAGLLLPFLPMLPAQVLVQNLCFDAAQLAFAHDRPAPSALRRPSVLDPRELLRFIVGFGALNAVADLATFGVLAFALRGPGDDEALFHSGWFTENLLTQAVVMVLLSFGRGGRRPGPVTWSAAALAGVGLLLPASPVGAALGLSPLPGVYYGLLAAVLALYAVALTAARTRHERVSAATVAQP
- a CDS encoding DUF5994 family protein; translated protein: MTESDHARAPGLLPDAIHRAAKPGTVLLRLEMTPSREGNLDGAWWPRSRDIGAELPDLIHVLTGHLGPITRVGLDTTAWDELPTRLVIDDRVVHIDSFPVGDNTVLITRGDQDHFSLLVVPPHATPDAARAAMARAVRPDNVSPAAQILIDTGTHQAHPIPAEAPRTGEERHEPQV